GGTAACAGCTATCTTTTCGAAAGTGAATATAGCTAGTTTTGTCGCATTCATACTAACGAACAAGCTCATTCATGAAAAATCTGTTTTTCCTACTCGCGTTTCTAATATCCACCGTCAGTCTGGCCCAATCGCGTACGCCACGAACCTTTCTGCTCGTGCACGGGGCCTGGTCGGGTGGATGGGATTACGCCCAAGTGGATGCCTTACTAGCAGCCAAAGGGGATAAAGTTTACCGACCAACGCTTACGGGTTTGGGTGAACGCGTGCATTTGTCCAATGCCAACGTCAACCTCAGTACGTACATCTCGGATATTGTCAATGTGATCCGGTTTGAAGACCTGCACAACGTAATTCTCGTCGGACATAGTTACGGCGGTATGGTCATAGCGGGCGTGGCGGAGCAGGTACCCGACCGCATCCGTCAACTCGTATACCTGGACGCAATGGTACCCAATGATGGGGAAAGTGCCAAGGATGTGTGTGGTCCGATCTGG
This region of Siphonobacter curvatus genomic DNA includes:
- a CDS encoding alpha/beta fold hydrolase; amino-acid sequence: MKNLFFLLAFLISTVSLAQSRTPRTFLLVHGAWSGGWDYAQVDALLAAKGDKVYRPTLTGLGERVHLSNANVNLSTYISDIVNVIRFEDLHNVILVGHSYGGMVIAGVAEQVPDRIRQLVYLDAMVPNDGESAKDVCGPIWDALMVPHIKDSVMTYPFGPTKPTPPMDVPQPIKTYTEPLRISNPRVGNIPTAFIVMTKNGKSDSHTDAMGLSRARARNWKIYPFEGGHYSMREQPENLVKKLELVLGK